The Macrobrachium nipponense isolate FS-2020 chromosome 19, ASM1510439v2, whole genome shotgun sequence genome contains a region encoding:
- the LOC135214370 gene encoding zinc finger protein 35-like, giving the protein MDAPGVNLPLSLGDSHDISGNVMVLMNDLGTVDSSLLDVPKLDFSVQKSVSCQTDFDDFGGNSLPLLFCGLLCNEREAFTQCDIPRKVNVGVSCTSLPEVNVTSRNESSADAIRISVATKSLTDSLTSLRKTEVKPNEDIVFRPLGSTPPVIVTPIAKNEGSIDGAKVKVPAGFTNVSSLTGDNSRDSPLRVFTLPARKRKKTVDFDGFAGYTGISEEEADLWDSSSRMVLEGNQRPGIAYNASVHEDPQLKVVEECLKKMKREEPVEPEGIEFQTKVLVTDEDLEEQRLQRRERVSLLKSILRQNIKIEAEGEWITDDEEDEDYEDFTEQLEQSMKDEGERTCKDCNLTFNSHLLLIEHTESNHVANICSYCGFTTTFKNKLDRHVVKHTKEKAFICDMCGKQYSQKQNLRDHISRYHSEEDSSSRYPYSCEHCKRMYRNENNLTKHLESQGGKCDICGEVLPCSGVLFRHKKNHATCSCEYCDKVFQSKSALQIHVNIKHKDKGLQCSMCPKKFLFPSYLKLHFANAHSQSTPQFKCQECGFCAVTESYLKSHMTRMHSGSDKRKYTCQVCHKNFRSNARLVEHTRIHTGERPFSCPVCFKTFYSQSNLYAHERTVHGRLNNYGSKDMIEENENPPVMKKVFSSCYQCQSCSETFSNKKKLKAHMENEHNICDNDDKATFEEMVSDMTDIEVAPMQFEMDNETVVHSEEYMANGKADDTSLQPTEEDTLNARSALSLPAYVVPPNVNLVEIDGVQYHVIRSNP; this is encoded by the exons ATGGATGCACCAGGTGTGAATCTCCCATTGAGTTTGGGGGATTCCCATGATATTAGTGGAAATGTAATGGTTTTAATGAATGACCTAGGTACTGTAGATTCTTCATTATTGGATGTTCCCAAACTTGATTTCTCAGTGCAGAAAAGTGTATCCTGTCAAACAGATTTTGATGACTTTGGAGGGAACAGTTTACCTTTGCTCTTTTGTGGCTTGTTGTGTAACGAGCGTGAAGCATTCACCCAATGTGATATTCCAAGGAAGGTGAATGTAGGTGTGTCTTGCACCAGTCTGCCTGAAGTAAATGTGACAAGCAGGAATGAAAGTTCAGCTGATGCCATCAGGATATCTGTTGCAACAAAATCATTGACCGATAGTTTAACATCTTTGAGAAAAACAGAGGTCAAACCTAATGAAGACATAGTTTTTAGGCCACTGGGGTCAACTCCTCCTGTGATAGTGACACCAatagcaaagaatgaaggaaGCATCGATGGCGCTAAGGTCAAAGTACCTGCTGGTTTTACTAATGTTTCTTCACTTACGGGTGATAACTCCAGAGATTCCCCTTTAAGAG tttttacattGCCAGCAAGGAAGAGAAAAAAGACAGTTGATTTTGATGGCTTTGCAGGTTATACAGGCATTAGTGAAGAGGAAGCAGACTTATGGGACAGTTCTTCACGTATGGTTTTAGAAGGGAACCAAAGGCCAGGCATTGCATACAATGCAAGTGTTCATGAAGATCCTCAACTGAAAGTTGTAGAGGAGTgtcttaagaaaatgaaaagagaggaaCCTGTGGAACCTGAAGGGATAGAATTTCAAACTAAAGTGCTGGTAACTGATGAAGACCTGGAAGAGCAAAGACTGCAGAGGAGGGAAAGGGTCAGTTTGCTGAAGAGTATTCTTCGACAAAACATTAAAATAGAAGCAGAAGGAGAATGGATTACAGATGATGAAGAGGATGAGGATTACGAAGATTTTACAGAACAACTAGAACAGAGTATGAAAGATGAAGGTGAGCGTACATGTAAGGattgcaatcttacttttaacTCTCACTTATTGCTCATTGAACACACTGAGTCCAATCATGTTGCAAACATATGTTCATATTGTGGGTTTACAACAACATTTAAAAACAAGTTGGATAGACATGTAGTGAAACATACTAAAGAGAAGGCATTTATTTGTGATATGTGTGGGAAGCAGTATTCCCAGAAACAGAATTTGCGTGATCACATATCACGCTATCACAGTGAGGAAGATAGTTCCAGCAGATATCCATACAGCTGTGAACATTGTAAAAGAATGTACCGCAATGAAAATAACCTTACTAAACATTTGGAATCTCAGGGTGGTAAATGTGACATATGTGGTGAAGTGCTGCCTTGCTCTGGTGTTCTTTTCCGTCATAAAAAGAATCATGCCACATGCAGTTGTGAATATTGTGATAAGGTTTTCCAGTCAAAAAGTGCTCTGCAGATACATGTGAATATCAAGCATAAAGACAAAGGCCTCCAGTGTTCTATGTGTCCAAAGAAGTTCCTGTTCCCCTCCTATCTAAAGTTACACTTTGCCAATGCTCATAGTCAGAGTACCCCACAGTTTAAGTGCCAAGAATGTGGTTTTTGTGCTGTGACTGAATCTTATCTCAAGTCACACATGACAAGAATGCATTCTGGTTCAGACAAGAGAAAGTACACTTGCCAGGTGTGCCACAAGAACTTTCGAAGCAATGCCCGCTTGGTTGAGCATACTCGGATACATACTGGTGAGAGGCCTTTTTCTTGTCCTGTGTGTTTCAAAACTTTCTATTCACAGAGCAATTTGTATGCTCACGAAAGAACAGTTCATGGTAGGTTAAATAACTATGGTTCCAAAGACAtgattgaagaaaatgaaaatcctcCTGTTATGAAGAAAGTGTTCAGCAGTTGTTACCAGTGCCAGTCCTGTAGTGAAACATTcagtaataaaaagaaactaaaagctCATATGGAAAATGAGCACAACATATGTGACAATGATGACAAAGCTACCTTTGAAGAAATGGTTTCTGACATGACAGATATTGAAGTGGCTCCCATGCAGTTTGAAATGGACAATGAGACTGTTGTTCATTCAGAAGAGTATATGGCCAATGGCAAAGCTGATGACACATCTCTACAACCTACAGAGGAGGATACCCTTAATGCAAGGTCTGCCTTATCACTGCCAGCTTATGTGGTTCCCCCTAATGTGAACTTAGTGGAAATTGATGGTGTTCAGTATCATGTGATTAGAAGTAACCCTtag